In Sphingobacteriaceae bacterium, the following proteins share a genomic window:
- a CDS encoding bacteriocin-protection protein, YdeI/OmpD-associated family, with protein MSTTNLLPTLEFKTTKTFESWLEKNHENSAGLWLKVYKKDSGQKTISYAEALEVALCYGWIDAQKKSYDEVAWLQKFCPRKTKSIWSKINTEHVERLTREGRMKAAGIKAVEQAKAGGSWAKAYDSPGKSTIPEDFLKELHKNKKAETFFKTLNKTNLFSISFRLQTAKKEETRNKRMKEIILMLAKGEKFH; from the coding sequence ATGTCAACAACAAATCTCCTCCCAACCCTGGAATTTAAAACGACCAAAACCTTTGAGAGCTGGCTGGAGAAAAATCACGAAAACTCCGCCGGACTTTGGCTCAAAGTGTATAAGAAAGATTCCGGGCAAAAGACCATCAGTTATGCAGAAGCATTGGAGGTAGCCCTTTGTTATGGCTGGATCGATGCTCAAAAAAAATCTTATGACGAAGTGGCCTGGCTGCAAAAATTTTGTCCCAGGAAAACAAAAAGCATCTGGTCTAAAATAAACACAGAACATGTGGAAAGATTGACACGGGAAGGCAGAATGAAAGCCGCAGGAATAAAAGCGGTGGAGCAGGCCAAAGCAGGGGGCAGCTGGGCAAAGGCTTATGATTCTCCAGGCAAATCCACCATCCCAGAAGATTTTTTAAAAGAGCTTCACAAAAATAAAAAAGCAGAAACGTTTTTTAAGACGCTCAACAAAACCAATCTTTTCTCTATCAGCTTTCGGCTTCAGACCGCCAAAAAAGAAGAGACCAGGAATAAGCGTATGAAAGAAATTATCCTGATGCTTGCCAAAGGGGAGAAGTTTCATTAA
- a CDS encoding transcriptional regulator has product MELRRDVFQAIADPTRRTILVLLAANTMTAGAIADSFDSARSTVSKHLQILTECELLKQDSKGREIYYQLNPLKMKEVTDWAEQFRELWEGRFKHMDAVLKKIKTKK; this is encoded by the coding sequence ATGGAATTAAGAAGAGATGTGTTCCAGGCCATTGCCGATCCTACAAGAAGAACAATTTTGGTGCTGCTGGCTGCAAATACGATGACGGCGGGGGCCATAGCAGACTCTTTCGATTCTGCCCGCTCCACAGTTTCTAAACATTTACAAATTCTTACCGAATGTGAGCTTTTAAAACAAGACTCTAAAGGCAGGGAAATCTACTACCAATTAAACCCCTTAAAGATGAAAGAAGTCACTGACTGGGCAGAACAGTTCCGCGAGTTGTGGGAAGGAAGATTTAAACACATGGATGCAGTTTTAAAAAAAATAAAAACTAAAAAATAG
- a CDS encoding NAD(P)-dependent alcohol dehydrogenase, with protein sequence MKASISKIYGSSEVFKIEDVTKPVPKPNEVLVRVYAATVTGSDIMMRIGKPYVGRLYLGLSKPKTTLLGFDFAGKIVETGKDVTSFNVGDKVFGGTTALGCYAEYTCVNVDDVITTIPENINYQSAAPVSGSAITVMNFLKGLAKIKAGDKLLINGASGSLGTYAVQIAKYFGAEVTGICSTTNIKMVKELGADFVIDYTSENFTTNGKQYDIIFDTVGKLTFSSCKKSLGENGIYISSVISMPLLFQMIKTSLFGKRKVKSSSTGMLPAKVRLDYLLEIKEMLKAEKIKTIIDTSYPLSQMGDAHRYVEKGHKKGNVIITI encoded by the coding sequence ATGAAAGCAAGCATAAGTAAAATTTATGGAAGTTCAGAGGTGTTCAAAATTGAAGATGTCACCAAACCTGTCCCGAAACCTAATGAAGTGTTGGTTAGAGTTTATGCCGCCACTGTTACAGGGTCAGATATTATGATGAGAATAGGCAAACCTTATGTGGGTCGGTTATATTTAGGATTGAGTAAACCTAAAACAACACTACTCGGATTTGACTTTGCTGGTAAAATAGTCGAAACAGGAAAAGATGTTACTTCATTTAATGTTGGTGATAAAGTCTTTGGTGGAACAACAGCTCTGGGGTGTTATGCTGAGTACACTTGCGTCAATGTTGATGATGTAATAACGACCATACCCGAAAATATCAATTATCAGTCTGCTGCACCTGTGAGTGGAAGTGCCATTACTGTGATGAATTTTTTAAAAGGTCTAGCTAAAATAAAGGCAGGAGACAAGTTATTGATTAACGGTGCTTCAGGAAGTCTTGGAACTTATGCCGTTCAAATTGCGAAGTATTTTGGCGCCGAAGTAACGGGAATTTGCAGCACAACAAATATAAAAATGGTTAAGGAGTTGGGAGCAGATTTTGTCATTGACTATACAAGTGAAAATTTTACAACGAATGGCAAACAGTATGATATTATTTTTGACACAGTAGGGAAACTCACGTTTTCATCTTGTAAAAAATCGCTTGGCGAAAATGGTATTTATATTTCCTCTGTTATAAGTATGCCACTTTTGTTTCAAATGATTAAAACATCTTTATTTGGCAAAAGGAAGGTAAAGTCCTCATCAACTGGTATGTTGCCGGCTAAAGTGCGTTTAGATTATTTATTAGAGATAAAAGAAATGCTGAAAGCTGAAAAGATTAAAACTATAATTGATACTTCCTATCCTTTGTCGCAAATGGGTGATGCACATAGATATGTAGAAAAAGGACACAAAAAAGGAAATGTTATTATTACTATATAA
- a CDS encoding activator of HSP90 ATPase: MTKHLSVSKIFDAPVEDVWQIWTDAGLLKLWWGPDKFICDIAQVDFRVGGTTLINMKAPQAFGGAEHFSTWTYTKIDLYESIEYIQNLADKQGVKQKPTAVGMPADFPEDIRTLVTFKRISENTTEMTVNEYADFGQTSHFAKIGLEQCFEKIAKIFADRKTQ; the protein is encoded by the coding sequence ATGACAAAACATCTTTCAGTTAGTAAAATTTTTGATGCCCCTGTAGAAGACGTCTGGCAAATTTGGACCGATGCCGGGTTATTAAAATTGTGGTGGGGTCCCGATAAATTTATTTGTGATATAGCGCAGGTAGACTTTCGGGTAGGCGGCACCACCCTTATCAATATGAAAGCTCCGCAAGCCTTTGGAGGAGCTGAGCATTTCAGTACTTGGACTTACACAAAAATAGATTTGTATGAGTCGATAGAATACATTCAAAATCTTGCAGACAAGCAAGGCGTGAAACAGAAACCCACAGCAGTAGGAATGCCCGCTGATTTTCCCGAAGACATAAGAACCCTGGTGACTTTCAAACGCATTTCTGAAAATACCACCGAGATGACTGTAAATGAATATGCCGATTTCGGACAAACGTCACACTTTGCGAAAATTGGGCTGGAACAATGTTTTGAGAAAATTGCGAAAATCTTCGCCGATCGCAAAACACAATAA
- a CDS encoding two-component sensor histidine kinase, producing MNQIEEFLSSIFESSLWPARWHCGYWSDFHGWLYIVSDLLIWAAYFTIPLLILNYLSKRNSIRFHKAYLYFAAFILACGLTHLVDAVMFWIPVYRFNALLRFATAIISWLTVYHLFKLLPTAFSLKTSEELEKEVERNARLFKELEQYNLELTKANSELEHFTYILSHDLREPLRKILIFSDALSNSITLPAEKNTVLKIQRSAERMKSLIQNVLEYASTGKVDSITETVDLNRIINDILVDLELTIAEKKAVVKFASLPDVQGVKYQIGQVVLNLITNGLKYCTEIPCIEISHTTVVKNSDGKDVRFLEISFKDNGIGFDEKYKSDIFFPFKRLANKSEFEGTGIGLALVKRIIEDHKGYVDVESKPGVGSVFKIALPL from the coding sequence ATGAACCAAATAGAGGAGTTTTTAAGCAGTATCTTTGAAAGCAGTTTATGGCCAGCAAGGTGGCATTGTGGTTACTGGTCTGACTTTCACGGCTGGCTCTATATTGTGAGTGATCTTCTTATATGGGCGGCGTATTTTACCATACCACTTCTTATTCTCAATTACCTTTCAAAACGAAACAGTATTCGGTTTCATAAGGCGTATTTATACTTTGCTGCGTTTATACTGGCGTGTGGTTTAACGCATCTGGTAGATGCGGTGATGTTTTGGATTCCCGTTTACCGATTTAATGCTTTGCTTAGATTTGCTACGGCAATAATCAGCTGGTTAACCGTCTACCATTTATTTAAACTGCTCCCTACAGCTTTTTCTTTAAAGACTTCAGAAGAACTTGAAAAGGAGGTTGAGAGAAATGCCCGGTTGTTTAAAGAACTTGAGCAGTATAATTTGGAGCTAACAAAAGCAAATTCTGAACTCGAACATTTTACCTATATCTTGAGTCACGATTTAAGGGAACCCCTTCGTAAGATCCTCATATTTTCTGACGCACTTTCGAATTCAATAACGTTGCCGGCAGAAAAAAATACAGTCTTAAAAATCCAACGCAGTGCTGAACGGATGAAAAGTCTGATTCAAAATGTTTTGGAGTATGCGAGTACCGGTAAAGTAGACTCTATTACAGAAACGGTAGATCTCAACAGGATTATAAATGATATTCTGGTAGATCTTGAATTAACTATTGCTGAGAAAAAAGCGGTAGTAAAATTCGCTTCTTTACCGGATGTTCAGGGTGTAAAGTACCAAATAGGTCAGGTAGTACTCAACCTTATCACCAATGGTTTAAAATACTGTACGGAAATTCCCTGTATAGAAATTTCACACACTACTGTTGTGAAAAATAGTGATGGAAAAGACGTTCGCTTTTTGGAGATAAGTTTTAAAGATAACGGTATAGGGTTTGACGAGAAATATAAAAGCGATATATTTTTTCCTTTCAAACGTCTGGCAAACAAATCAGAATTTGAAGGTACCGGTATTGGCCTAGCCCTGGTAAAAAGAATAATTGAAGATCATAAAGGTTATGTGGATGTTGAGAGCAAACCAGGGGTGGGATCTGTTTTTAAGATTGCCTTGCCTTTATAA
- the hemN gene encoding oxygen-independent coproporphyrinogen III oxidase produces the protein MKLIDKYNVAVPRYTSYPTLPYWENRVSQEQWKQSVKETFLKTNDADGISIYIHLPFCDSLCTYCACNTRITVNHGVEEPYINALLKEWSLYLDLFKEVPRIRELHLGGGTPTFFSASNLKKLISGLLTNAAVCDDAEFSFEGHPNNTSKEHLKTLYDLGFRRVSFGVQDLDEKVQLAINRIQPLENVQKVVAMAREIGYTSINFDLVYGLPFQEQAKLLKTIQSVIELKPERIAFYSYAHVPWLKPGQRKFTERDLPDGVQKRMLYESGLNLFKAAGYHDVGMDHFALASDSLYKAFQNKTLHRNFMGYTSNYTELMIGLGASSISDTWDAFAQNIKEVEAYTAAVNKNTFPIFKGHCLSNEDKIVRKHILNLMCQYQTTWEKDSYNFSVLQEGVLRCIPLEEDGLLNLIPGHLYVTEAGKSFLRNICLCFDKRYWQTIPKEGVFSKVA, from the coding sequence ATGAAGCTCATAGACAAATACAATGTTGCAGTGCCCCGTTATACCAGCTACCCCACGCTGCCCTATTGGGAAAACCGTGTTAGCCAAGAGCAATGGAAACAAAGCGTAAAAGAAACCTTTTTAAAAACCAATGATGCAGATGGCATCAGCATTTACATTCATCTTCCTTTTTGCGACAGCCTGTGCACCTATTGCGCCTGCAATACGCGCATTACCGTGAATCATGGTGTAGAAGAGCCCTATATAAATGCTTTGCTCAAAGAATGGAGTTTGTATCTTGATTTGTTTAAAGAGGTGCCAAGAATCCGCGAACTGCACCTGGGCGGCGGAACTCCCACTTTTTTCTCAGCCTCCAATCTCAAAAAATTAATCTCCGGACTGCTCACAAACGCTGCAGTTTGCGACGATGCCGAATTTAGCTTTGAGGGCCATCCTAACAATACAAGTAAAGAACATCTGAAAACGCTGTACGACCTGGGATTCAGACGTGTAAGTTTTGGTGTGCAGGATCTTGACGAAAAAGTTCAGCTGGCCATCAACCGCATTCAACCACTTGAGAATGTGCAAAAGGTGGTAGCCATGGCGCGCGAAATAGGTTACACCAGTATTAACTTCGATCTTGTTTATGGTCTTCCCTTTCAGGAACAAGCCAAACTCCTCAAAACGATTCAATCCGTTATAGAGTTAAAACCAGAACGCATTGCCTTTTACAGTTATGCCCATGTGCCCTGGCTTAAGCCCGGACAGCGGAAATTTACAGAACGCGATCTGCCCGATGGAGTACAAAAAAGAATGCTTTATGAAAGCGGTTTGAATTTATTTAAAGCCGCCGGTTATCACGATGTAGGCATGGATCATTTTGCCCTGGCCTCCGACAGTTTATATAAAGCTTTTCAGAATAAAACGCTACACCGCAATTTTATGGGCTACACCAGCAACTACACCGAATTAATGATCGGCCTGGGCGCTTCTTCTATCAGCGATACCTGGGATGCCTTTGCTCAAAATATAAAGGAAGTGGAAGCTTATACAGCAGCAGTAAATAAAAATACTTTTCCCATCTTTAAAGGACATTGTCTTAGCAACGAAGATAAAATCGTACGCAAACACATTCTAAACCTCATGTGTCAGTACCAAACCACCTGGGAAAAAGATTCCTATAATTTTTCCGTTTTGCAGGAAGGCGTATTACGCTGTATACCTCTTGAAGAAGATGGACTTCTTAACCTGATACCCGGACATTTGTATGTGACGGAAGCAGGAAAATCTTTCCTGAGAAATATTTGTTTGTGCTTTGACAAGCGCTATTGGCAAACCATTCCAAAAGAAGGCGTTTTTAGTAAGGTAGCTTAA
- a CDS encoding chemotaxis response regulator protein-glutamate methylesterase produces the protein MKKIKVLIIDDSALVRQTLSDILSADPAIEVVGTAADPYIAAQKINEVTPDVITLDVEMPRMDGLTFLKKLMSQHPIPVVIISTLTEKGTDTALHALESGAVEVVAKPKVNTKDLLEKVSNELCEKIKIASMAFVKRRAISDGTHSAKVAPKLSADAMLSKKTSQSLIQTTEIVIAVGASTGGTEALKTFLVNMPVDAPGIVIVQHMPELFTKQFAKRLDSLCAITVKEAENGDAVLPGQALIAPGNMHLLLKRSGARYHVEVKDGPLVNRHRPAVDVLFRSVARYAGKNALGVIMTGMGDDGAKGLLEMKEAGAFTIAQDEKSCVVFGMPKEAIKLNAANEILPLDHISTYIINKIKN, from the coding sequence ATGAAAAAAATAAAAGTATTGATCATCGACGATTCTGCACTGGTACGGCAAACCTTGTCGGATATTCTTTCTGCTGACCCTGCTATAGAAGTGGTGGGAACGGCCGCCGATCCATACATTGCCGCACAAAAAATCAACGAAGTTACTCCCGATGTTATTACACTCGATGTAGAAATGCCACGGATGGACGGGCTTACTTTTCTCAAAAAACTGATGTCGCAGCATCCCATACCCGTTGTGATCATTTCAACGCTAACAGAAAAAGGAACCGATACAGCTCTTCATGCTTTGGAATCAGGAGCGGTGGAAGTGGTAGCTAAGCCTAAAGTAAACACAAAAGATCTCCTTGAAAAAGTGAGTAACGAGCTTTGTGAGAAAATTAAAATAGCCTCCATGGCATTTGTAAAAAGAAGAGCCATTTCTGACGGCACTCATTCGGCAAAGGTTGCGCCGAAATTATCTGCAGATGCGATGTTAAGCAAAAAAACATCCCAAAGTTTAATTCAAACCACAGAAATAGTTATAGCTGTTGGTGCTTCCACAGGCGGCACTGAGGCCCTTAAAACGTTTCTGGTAAATATGCCGGTGGATGCTCCCGGAATTGTTATTGTTCAGCACATGCCTGAACTCTTCACCAAACAATTTGCTAAACGCCTGGACAGCTTATGCGCTATCACTGTAAAAGAAGCTGAAAATGGAGACGCTGTACTTCCCGGCCAGGCCCTTATTGCACCGGGTAATATGCATTTATTGCTAAAGCGCAGCGGGGCAAGATATCACGTGGAAGTGAAAGACGGACCATTAGTAAACAGGCATCGTCCGGCTGTAGACGTGCTGTTCAGATCGGTGGCGCGCTATGCCGGAAAAAATGCTCTTGGCGTTATCATGACCGGCATGGGCGACGACGGTGCTAAAGGCTTACTGGAAATGAAAGAGGCCGGTGCTTTCACGATTGCTCAGGATGAAAAATCGTGCGTTGTTTTTGGTATGCCTAAGGAAGCCATAAAATTAAACGCCGCGAACGAAATATTACCACTCGATCACATATCAACTTATATAATCAATAAAATTAAAAACTAA
- a CDS encoding response regulator, whose product MKKVLIVDDSLFMRQSIKSTLINSGKYLVVGEAATGDQGIELSLDLQPDIITMDNILPDMLGIDIIKELRKEEVSAKIIMVSAVGQESIIQECRNSGADDYLVKPFSNESLIERMDKLALDLN is encoded by the coding sequence ATGAAAAAAGTACTTATCGTTGACGACTCTCTATTTATGAGACAATCTATTAAAAGCACGTTGATTAACAGCGGAAAATACCTCGTGGTAGGCGAGGCAGCAACGGGCGACCAGGGCATTGAACTTTCGCTTGATCTTCAACCCGACATTATCACAATGGATAATATTTTACCAGACATGCTTGGTATCGACATTATTAAAGAACTGCGAAAAGAAGAAGTTTCGGCAAAAATAATTATGGTAAGCGCTGTTGGCCAGGAAAGTATTATTCAGGAGTGCAGAAATTCAGGTGCCGATGATTACCTCGTTAAGCCATTCAGCAACGAAAGTCTTATCGAACGCATGGATAAGCTGGCACTTGATCTTAACTAG
- a CDS encoding aspartate aminotransferase family protein, producing the protein MNWPKLSTQEIKLKIFEALGKNLNYRSEYILGVPATFLDSEVFYEDAPFLKEAPFLSMLIANPNHIGCHTLDHEGEPVFKGTQEIERDLIRICSEEIFGAEQGSCDGYVSSGGTEANIEALWIYRNYYMQEYAAKPEEIVAVYSQDSHYSFPKAANLLGLRSLVFTVDEATREVNIQDLEQKLVKELHRGVNYFIVNINLSTTMFGSVDDIDKITNLLHLLGINYKLHIDAAFGGFIYPFTNSKSKHNFNNPHVSSITVDGHKMLQAPYGTGIFLVRKNMLQYVCTNEASYVMGKDYTLCGSRSGANAACMWMILHMYGSVGWTVKMHNLLDKTRSLCSALDALLVDYYHNPYLNMISIKSEFISVDIARKYMLVPDNHEEPAWYKIVMMPHVKPGVLDQFISQLSDELLIKRLLA; encoded by the coding sequence ATGAACTGGCCAAAACTTAGTACTCAGGAAATTAAATTAAAAATTTTTGAAGCACTCGGAAAAAACCTGAATTACCGCAGTGAGTATATTCTCGGTGTTCCGGCAACTTTTCTTGACAGTGAAGTATTTTATGAAGACGCACCTTTTTTAAAAGAAGCCCCTTTTCTTTCCATGTTGATCGCTAATCCCAATCACATTGGGTGTCATACTCTTGACCATGAAGGAGAACCGGTGTTTAAAGGCACGCAGGAAATTGAGCGCGATCTTATACGCATTTGCTCTGAAGAAATTTTTGGTGCAGAACAAGGTAGCTGCGATGGCTATGTGTCTTCTGGCGGAACTGAAGCAAACATAGAAGCGCTTTGGATTTACCGTAATTACTACATGCAGGAATATGCTGCAAAACCGGAAGAAATTGTAGCCGTCTATTCGCAGGACTCGCATTACTCTTTTCCTAAAGCTGCAAATTTACTGGGTCTCCGCTCCCTGGTATTTACCGTAGACGAAGCCACGCGCGAAGTAAACATTCAAGACCTCGAACAAAAGCTGGTGAAAGAATTACACCGTGGAGTAAACTATTTTATAGTTAACATAAATTTGTCTACCACCATGTTTGGCAGTGTCGACGATATTGATAAGATCACGAATCTTTTACATCTGCTGGGCATTAACTACAAATTACATATAGATGCTGCCTTTGGAGGATTTATCTATCCCTTTACGAATTCTAAAAGCAAACATAATTTTAATAACCCACACGTAAGCTCTATAACAGTTGATGGACATAAAATGCTTCAGGCGCCATATGGTACAGGTATTTTTTTAGTGAGAAAAAACATGCTTCAATACGTTTGTACCAACGAAGCCTCTTATGTAATGGGAAAAGATTATACCTTATGCGGAAGCAGATCTGGCGCTAATGCAGCTTGCATGTGGATGATCCTTCACATGTATGGATCGGTGGGTTGGACAGTGAAAATGCATAACCTGTTGGATAAAACCAGGTCACTTTGTTCAGCGCTGGATGCATTGCTCGTTGACTATTACCACAATCCTTACTTAAATATGATCAGTATTAAAAGTGAGTTTATTTCCGTAGACATTGCGCGAAAATACATGTTGGTACCCGACAACCATGAAGAACCTGCCTGGTATAAGATCGTGATGATGCCCCATGTAAAACCAGGGGTATTGGATCAATTTATCTCCCAGCTTTCTGACGAGTTACTAATTAAACGCTTATTAGCATGA
- a CDS encoding histidine kinase, whose translation MTTTLTDTELINELKERFEKNEQLFREQLLLMTELKSVNEKLVVSEGLKSNFLSNIRNEINNPVASILELAKNISEGNMSAENIKKFAKLIYSETFGLDFQLRNIFASAEIEAGEAIVSAVSVNIVSLVENTISSFKHQVEKKHIHLHLSSSINTNATFCSDPEKLHLILSNLLSNAIQFSKVGGSVQIRFEIEEGQLCFAILDSGPGISEVNRTIIFDRFRQIEEGSTKTYGGHGLGLCITKSLLELLEGEIMLESEKDKGSLFSIRIKESENSGSQNDIFSSDGNDFLFADSENIVF comes from the coding sequence ATGACAACTACGCTTACAGATACAGAACTCATAAATGAATTAAAAGAGCGTTTCGAAAAAAACGAACAGCTATTCAGAGAGCAGCTTTTGCTAATGACAGAACTTAAAAGTGTCAATGAAAAACTGGTAGTTTCTGAAGGATTAAAAAGTAATTTTTTATCCAACATACGAAACGAAATTAATAACCCGGTAGCATCTATTCTCGAACTGGCAAAAAATATTTCGGAAGGCAACATGAGTGCAGAAAACATTAAAAAATTCGCCAAGCTTATTTATAGTGAAACCTTTGGTTTAGACTTTCAGTTGCGTAATATTTTCGCTTCAGCAGAAATTGAAGCCGGCGAAGCAATCGTATCTGCTGTTTCAGTGAACATAGTATCGCTGGTAGAGAACACGATCTCTTCTTTTAAACATCAGGTAGAGAAAAAACACATCCATTTACATCTTAGCAGCTCCATAAATACGAACGCTACCTTCTGCTCCGACCCTGAAAAACTCCATTTAATTCTGAGCAACCTTCTCTCTAATGCTATACAATTTAGTAAGGTGGGCGGATCTGTTCAAATAAGATTTGAAATCGAAGAAGGACAATTATGCTTTGCCATTTTAGACAGTGGGCCGGGAATAAGTGAAGTTAACAGAACTATTATTTTTGACCGCTTTCGCCAGATAGAAGAAGGATCGACCAAAACTTATGGTGGACATGGGCTTGGACTTTGCATTACAAAATCGCTGCTGGAACTTCTGGAAGGCGAAATAATGCTGGAAAGTGAAAAAGATAAAGGCAGTTTATTCTCTATTCGCATTAAAGAATCTGAAAACTCAGGATCGCAAAACGACATCTTTTCTTCTGATGGTAATGACTTTTTATTTGCAGATAGTGAAAACATCGTATTTTAA
- a CDS encoding cyclic nucleotide-binding protein, with protein sequence MENLFRFFDQFNPLSAEAKKAITSISKVVSEKKNGELQSIGHTCKTIYFINKGSARIYYFKDGKDITESFSFENNMIVRVESLLSGEPSRKAIHVLEDTEFIAVDSHKLFQLYDTHHDIERLFRKLFEAGYLETVHRLESIQFHTAEQRYAKLIKEMPDILKRVPLKHVASYLGITQVSLSRIRATK encoded by the coding sequence ATGGAAAATTTATTTAGATTTTTTGATCAGTTTAACCCCCTTTCTGCAGAGGCTAAAAAAGCTATCACAAGCATTTCAAAAGTGGTTTCCGAAAAAAAGAATGGTGAACTGCAATCTATTGGGCATACCTGCAAAACCATCTACTTTATTAATAAGGGCAGTGCCAGAATATATTACTTCAAAGATGGCAAGGACATTACAGAAAGTTTTTCTTTTGAAAACAACATGATTGTCCGGGTAGAAAGTCTTCTTTCCGGAGAACCGTCGCGGAAGGCTATCCACGTGCTGGAAGACACAGAATTTATAGCAGTTGATTCCCACAAACTCTTTCAGCTCTACGATACCCATCACGACATAGAACGTTTATTCAGGAAATTATTCGAAGCCGGGTATCTTGAAACGGTACATCGTCTCGAAAGTATTCAATTTCATACAGCCGAACAGCGCTATGCTAAACTCATAAAGGAGATGCCGGATATACTTAAACGTGTTCCGTTAAAGCATGTTGCTTCTTATCTGGGTATTACACAGGTAAGTTTGAGTCGTATCAGGGCAACGAAATAA
- a CDS encoding chemotaxis protein CheD — MTTTDLLNKHYLFPSTLFVEKEGYLIDTILGSCVAVCLYDTKLKIGGMNHYMLPLWNGEGLASPKYGNIANEKLIEKIIKLGSSKQNLIAKIFGGANQINSSINVGDRNIQIAKEQLSSYGIKIAKENLGGTIGRKIRFDSSTGEVLMKFLSKQ, encoded by the coding sequence ATGACAACAACAGATTTATTAAACAAACACTATTTATTTCCATCCACACTTTTTGTGGAGAAGGAAGGATACCTTATCGACACCATTCTGGGGTCGTGCGTGGCTGTTTGTTTGTATGATACGAAACTTAAAATTGGAGGCATGAATCACTACATGTTGCCTCTTTGGAATGGTGAAGGACTCGCTTCACCAAAGTACGGTAATATTGCGAATGAAAAATTAATTGAAAAAATAATCAAACTGGGCTCATCAAAACAAAATCTGATTGCAAAAATATTCGGAGGAGCCAATCAGATAAACTCGTCGATCAATGTCGGCGACAGAAATATCCAGATAGCGAAAGAGCAACTTTCTTCTTATGGAATAAAAATAGCGAAGGAAAATCTGGGTGGTACTATTGGCCGGAAAATCCGTTTCGATTCGTCAACCGGAGAAGTACTAATGAAATTTCTATCAAAACAATAA
- a CDS encoding cyclic nucleotide-binding protein — protein sequence MENKIVKYFSQITTLNQDEVKALEEGMVVTSVKKNTFLIREGQTSMDTYFVLEGCLRQYCTADGEEKTTNFFTEGQWVISLNGLTQNTPSFHNLVCMEDTSLVIGNEQKAQELFKKFPRFETLARVVVEKSFADQQQLMTSYHTDTPEQRYLKLLKSRPDLFQRVSQYHMASYIGVKPESLSRIRKRIIGKQ from the coding sequence ATGGAAAATAAAATTGTTAAATACTTTTCTCAAATTACCACCCTTAACCAAGACGAAGTAAAAGCTTTGGAAGAAGGAATGGTAGTAACCAGTGTAAAGAAAAACACCTTTTTAATTAGGGAAGGGCAAACTTCAATGGACACTTATTTTGTTTTAGAGGGATGCTTGCGTCAATATTGCACGGCTGACGGAGAAGAAAAAACAACCAATTTCTTCACCGAAGGACAATGGGTTATTTCATTGAATGGTCTAACACAAAATACACCATCATTTCATAATTTGGTTTGTATGGAAGACACTTCATTAGTTATAGGCAACGAACAAAAGGCTCAGGAACTATTTAAAAAGTTTCCTCGATTTGAAACCTTAGCCAGAGTTGTGGTTGAAAAATCTTTTGCTGATCAACAACAACTAATGACCTCTTACCATACCGACACCCCTGAACAGAGGTATTTAAAATTATTAAAATCTCGACCCGACTTGTTTCAAAGAGTTTCGCAATATCATATGGCAAGTTATATTGGTGTTAAGCCTGAATCTTTAAGTAGGATAAGAAAAAGAATAATTGGCAAACAGTAA